A stretch of DNA from Arachis hypogaea cultivar Tifrunner chromosome 19, arahy.Tifrunner.gnm2.J5K5, whole genome shotgun sequence:
CCCACATAAATTGCCTACATGCACGCATATAGCATCAGAGTGGCAAGGACATGATATTAACATTTCAGTTACATCCTATTTCTGGTGAAAAAGACAGCATTACATTTTGGAAAAATATACTTTCCAATCCAACTTGGAAGTTGGAACATCCAGTGGTGACTGGCCCTACATTTTGCTAAGTATATCTCAACATAAGAATGCCAAATCAAAGATGGGATGACAAAAACAGTAAAGAACATAGATAAgtctaaatatttttatcatggaGAGAGAAACTTTATTAAATCTAGCCAGCAGTAAGAGATGGTTGCGGCTGACACTGTTGACAAATGTGATCTAGAATCAGAAAGGGAAAGAAACTAAACACAATTCTGCCATTTGTTGTTGTCAACAACAATCACTTAAACATCTTCAGGCAGATGCTTGTCTCACCTGAACGTCGCACAAACAATTTCTGCGAGTCCATCAGCTGGATTTAGCATTCAGTAAGTAGTTTATCAGATTCGATAACATATAGGGTTTAAcaggaaaaaataaattttcactgGTGACAACAAAACTTGAGGCAAACTTAAATGGCAACTAGTACCATCCTTGCCATTACCTAATATATCTTAGAATTAAGGTTTCATTTATCACAAGTATGGGTAACAGAAACATGAATAATCATATAATAATACATCATAGGTTTAATCACACAAGAAATTCATAAAAACCACATCATACCAGAAAAATTGGACTAAACAAGTAAATAAATCAACAGAATATGGAAAAAAGTGGGAATTGGGAGGCAGCTCAGGCAGGGGCACCAACCCATAAGCTTATAGAGAGCCTTCTGAGTCCGTTTCTCAAGCTTATCGAGCTTCTTCTGCACATCTCTCCGGAGGTCCCAGTTTGGTTTCTTGGGAGCAATATTCAGAAACGGATCCTAGCGAccagaataaaaaacaaaatcagAACAAATTCCACATAACAATTGATAAAATATAGAAACTCATATATAGTTGTCTTCATCTAAAGTTGACCGTTGAAAACTGTTGGATAATTTGACATATTTGGCTAAATTGTCTACTAATGGTTTTCAATTATGGACTAACTGCACGTGAGTAGAGTCAGGTGGGGGAGCTGGTGTACCTTGATAAAAATATTCACATACACATTCATTCATATACATAGAAACGAAGTTACCTCAGTAGTGTCAGGTGGAGGAGCTGGTGCAGCAGGGTCCTCAAACTTGGGGAGCACTGCAGGGGCAAGCTTCCCTTCCTGAAGCTCTTTGTCATGAGGCACATAGTTCCGGAATTTCATACTCAGGTTCCTGCatcaaaaaataacaaacaaaaagaaaaaagaaaaagaaattgtttGATCAATCATATTATATGAACCAGTATCCCGaaaatttaattaagaaaacaaattaagaaaaaaatgcgTACTCTTcctgatcatcatcatcattgtgaGGAGCGTTGTTGTTGTTGGAGGCGGTGTGATTAGGGTTAGAAGAGGGATCTTGGTCTTGTTCGGGAGCGTTGGAGAGTTCTTGTGCGGCTCTGAGAGCGAGGAGCCTCTCACGACGCGACGAAACTGCTTGCTCAATTGAAGAATCATCTTCGCTACCCATTTCCAGAATTTAATTCCCTTTCGCACTTCAACTTACTGGTTACTGGTTACTCGTACTACAGCAACACTGTCTTTCCACTTTAAGATACTTGTTCGATCGCAAAAACCCTAATGTGCACACCCGTTACGGGTTTTAGGGATTTTGGCAAttgattgtgtttttttttttattgccaAATATCGAAAATTTTAGATATTcggtaaaaataattttgaaagatcaatatcataaaaatgaaaacaaaattgaTCAAAATAGCAAAATGTATtcttttttataagttaaaaaaaaataacctcTGAATTTAAAAAAAGTTCTATATTTAATCCAAATTTttgagatatttaaatatttatttagcatatttatataaaaaaatattgcaaTACTTATCTTTAGATTTAAAAggataaataactaaaatatcatttaaaaaagttaatatttagattgtgttcaaaattttaatttacttaatttagcCTCAAAAATTAATATCTATGATTCACGTTAGTTTTTGGTCTGATTGGCCTTCTTAATAGTTATCTAATGTGACAATCAAAATTATAAGCTTTAATTTGGtcttaacaaattttttaaaactctaatcttcaTTTTCATTGAAAAAACCCTAATCTTCATTTTCATTGAAAAATAGAAGACCTCGTagatataacaaaaaataaattcaaaattacttTTCTACcaattatgaattttgaaaacgATACCTAACtgacaaagataaagaaaaatgaCGGTCCACTACTATGATAGTGCTCAAAATTAACATACAATTCTAAttcttattaaattttttcaagaTATGCCTATGTCCAATATCACGGATAAAATTAAAGAGAACCTTTCTAtaaaaatgtgaaaacatgcgatGGCAATCAATCCCATATTGTAAATATACACAAAAGTACTTACGAATCAAAAGCTCCTAAATCATCGAGCAGAGTACAGAAATTGATGGcctgttgataaaccccatttggtgGGTTTaacttgtgttgaatttagaggattttatcgccttctcccacatttatccaatgaaatagcatggttttgtaaattctcctttaattgtgcttaagagtgaaaacatgctttttaggacttaaaatagctaaatttaattcactttgattccattagatgccttgatatgcctagatttaggaggcaaagattggattgaaggaatgaagaaaaaacatgtaaaaatggagaactcatgaagaaatgaaggaatcgcaaaagctgtcaagccgaccttttcgcacttaatcgatcataacttgagctatagagatccaaatgatgcggttccagttgcgttggaaagataatatccaggacttcaaaatgatataaaattgcCATATTTGCATCAGGTTTAGGGGTGCGCACGCGCACAGTATACGTACGCACCGATGGttgcacatgattcacttaatgcaactcgtggccagcgattttagaagccttgtgggcccaatccaactcatttatgatgctatttaaccTAAAGATTGAAGGGAAATGAGACACTTTAgtcacattagtttagtttagattagttttggagggaaagttagttttagagagagaagctctcacttctctctaggattaggattaggttagatctagattaggatttcttagatctaggttaatttcatgctttgatttacttttcctttatcaattcttgttcctcttcttctcctctctctagttttgtatttcaattcttgtaattctctacttttatgtgatgcacttttgttcttctattttctctttaatggaattcatgttttgatttcctttattgatttgctttattgttgtttaattccttgcaattgagtagcgtagatttactttccttgcaattttactatgttttccttttatgccttccaagtgtttgataaaatgcttggttggattttagagtagaattttatgctcttggcttgggaaggtaacttaggaactctcgAGTtattaatgtccaagtaattgatgattgggagccattaactcttgatctcactaattgaattggtggagaactaggacttatggacttggattgacatagctcatttgactttcctttactactagttagaggatgatttaatggggttgatccttgccaattctcatattgtggttagtgattaggatggagatccttgaccaccaatccttgtcaagacctttttagttgttagtttttcattgccatttatctttcatgtctcttatcccaaaaaccccaaaacatacctcataaccaataacaagacactttatcgcaattcctagagagaatgacccgaggtttaaatacttcagtttatagattttaggggtttgtacttgtgacaaataaatgtttgtatgaagggattattgttggtttagaaactatattgcaacgagatcTTATTAcagaaattctataccgtcaaaagatccaatcatcaaaatggcgccgttgccggagaattgcaatggtgttatgttattggttattgtatatatatgaatattgtaaataggtttgccttttgcttctttgttagctcttgctagttttaggatttaattttcttgcttcttatttgattttgctttcattttctcttgctatcatgaattctcactttggctatgagtttagttctaactatgttgtaggaaatgaggactataatgagaatgtgtatcaaggatgggataaccaaaggtgggaggagccatatgcatatgatcaatcctcttggcaacaacctccaccaatgcactatgaagaagagccattctatgatgcatatcaatccaatgacTATGGTGAagctccttgtgactttcaagaaccaccaccatatgcctatgagtcatatcctcaacatgaacctcaatcatactcacaagccccctaccaccaaacacctctatatgaccttgatccatatccaccataccaaccttcttttgaaccatatgagccctacatggaaccaccattccaagattactactcccaagaaccaccttaatacacaccaccacatccttaccaagaagaaccaccttcttattatgaaccctttctccaagacaatgaacccttcTACCCACTCCAATCCTtaatggatgaaatccttagccttatacttcaagggcaaggagaaatacaaaaggagacactagaatttgtggctaccttgaccaaggtagtaagcaccTTAGCCTTCCAAtatttgagcactcaaagcactcccatggtcacatgcggagaattaattaaaaagcatagcatgaaggagagagtGGAAACTCCGGTAGAAAATGAgggatgttattttgtattagagcaattggaggagcctatgatcattgaagaagaggaaaagtGGTTAAAGACTTAGGATATGCAGAACCtccttgggaacctagagttgaagagaacctctccaagaagagtgaatttgatgttgaggaggaatgtgcacaacctccaaggcatattccatatgaagacttggagggaacgaagcaagaattgagttcccttggtgatgcaAACCATCCATCCAACcctcttggtggtgaatcctttgaatttgaagaactttctcccaatgagatggaaagtaatgtggaggtagatttttcccttcctcccatttatgacttgagtgatggtgAAGagttggatgaaaatgatgaacaaaggattgaaagtgaagaagtttatgaagaggtggagacaATCAAGGaaaaatacaagggagtagagcttgcaaggacattggaaatacctcttcccaagccaccaccatccattcttccattcaagtgggtaaattccttatacttgagctttattattccccttgaatatggtttgcttgaaacggatggtcaacttagatatattcgtggctttaagagcaaaagggagatggttagtggttggcaatgtAAATCAAATTTCATGATGTTGTATGCCCAAAGCTTAatagcaagggttggtgtagcactagattgcttgggtctaggatgttgtttgggggcttctttgagaattctaaggtcatgccacccaattggaatcatgatgatcaatttgaagataggtgtcaaaacaaagtgtgggatcccagatcgcataaggaaaatcaaatttgggagctcatggtttgtgaagaactccgtcAAAACTTGAAGATATTAagattgaagaatggagcttattggatactcaagcattggtggatgttcaaggatagctttaagcacaagccaccttgagaggagctccccataatttcaacttaaggacaataaacaaaagtgctaggtgggagacaccccaccatggtaaactcttttcactcTCTTGTAGttttgattaataagtgatttgagttaccattatagatagttttctttccatatatttgtttcaataaattgGGTGTGGGTTGCTTCTGGAGCAAACTCTTTTGCTTGTatttgaagattttcaaaaagtcaaaaagatttttgttattttgtattttttgagttaattttgagCTGTAGGTAGTGTTAGAAGGGTTTTAAGCCGTTTTTGCCTTCTCTAAAAAAAAGGGTCAAGGACGCGTCCGCACACTGTGCACGCGCGCATCCATACGCGGATACAGGCCCATACATTTTTCAGAGAGTTGGGCCACTCTCACGCCAACACTAGGCCAATGGCACAACCACgtgtgcgcgcacgcgcacgaTGTGCATACGCGCGGATATCCATATTTTTGAAATGCGCACGCgcgcgtacatgccgcgtgcgcgccgataTGTTGAAATGGTTTCCAGGCCaccaacccgagagttgtgctgagCCTGTGCCAGAATTGAGCCTTTAGCCCAACTCACCCTTCacggacgcgcactgtacgcgtccgcgcccatGCCCACATCCCGATCTAcgcttgcgcgcacctggcgcgtacgcgcccttcGGCCAATCTACGCATCGGCGCGTAAGCATGCATGACGCGTCTGCGCcggtaaaaaaaagagtttttttttctcatcctccattttcttttgcccattgcattcgcatacttttattctttgcattttcattttgattttaCAGCCTATTTTTGCTTCatcttttttcgagtttcttattttaataatggtgttgaattctcctactcaattgttgagaatttcttgtattattttggtgcttctagacttgtttgatattgatgggtaataaaatttctaattcaatacttaacctttgatgatccttgtatcctttgtgcattgatatgagcttacatgtctttcataacccactctttcttgtttgaacttgatgctcaacatgctcttcatgctttgactttactcttgtatcaagtattagttgagatgccctttgcctatattgctttCTCAATTACATGCGTAggtaacatgtagtgagaaccctactcttatttggcattaggcCCCGTCTATGTTCtacttgctttgatatctttgttataggcttaattttctttctttttctttccttttaggttggccaccaaaagaGGAAAGGATAAGCTTCAAacggggcaacaaacaagtcatccgcacaatcttttcacggagctcatcaattgtaacaacccatccacattgctcttctttacatgcaccgaagacggtgcaatcttcaagtgtggagaggtcatccgaccgatctccgtgggtaacaattttcttgtccaacaccaattcttagttttctttattagattagttattgcattgcatgttaggttgcatgttagttagaatttgtacatactTTGCCACTTCTTTTTATGATTACGACTACTTGGTTATGgtaatgatttcttttccaagaagaTTGTTTTAGGgcacctaccaatttgaaaaattttttgttgaacttgcttgaaagaatttattttggaacacggtttttgagctaagaatacaatcttgtgagatttgagcctaattgcgtggttacatcttataaccacttattttcccttcttgtgtgcattattctcttcctattattgtgatctttggtttgtttgattctttatgtccattattttgtgtattcatgcacttatatgattgaggccatcattcaaatagctcacttacccaaatagctttaccttttatcttccattgttagccaattttgagcctatcttaacccaattgttctttatcttagcacattacaagccttaaagcgaaaaaaacaataaatgtccttatttggatctttgattagcttaggctagtgtgtgtgtatcactcaagtgtgggaaccttgggacattgggagagtaaaagggtagttttgtatttttattgaaaatattgggaattgggtacatactcatgtattaattaaatatatagaccttatgcattgatgttcttgtatgtagcttgaaagaaagaataaaaaaagagaaaaaaataaaagaaaaaaagaaaaaaataataaatgtgaataagaaaagaaaagaaaaaaagaaaaaaatatagaaaaagaaagaaagagaagaaaaacaataaaaaggggataaaatgccccaaagttaagctcaataagatcaatgcataagtgttgtgaaatgaaaaagaaaatgcatgagtatgtgaaaaagtgaagaatgggtagttaggttagctttgaattgtataggttgtcataggttaggtgggaagtttaaggtaatcaaagattcaaatctcaagtccacttgaccaaatatgcatccttaccttgaccctagccccattacaacctatgaaaagtcctcatgataattgtatgcatgcatgaaataattgttgattgttagatgaaaaataaatcttagaaagcatgattaggagagaattgagataatcgaccctatacacttgagcgactagagtgcaaacaattctggtgagggttcgatgctcaattccgtgattcccggctttcatgagcgttcttcttgcaagtctatttgaacttctttTTTATACTTggattggtaggattcatgaatcgttatatgatcttggccctacttgtgcatgtatgtcttggaggattgatttatttttaactaagtaggtagaatcattttgcatttagttgcattgatatagatagatgcatttaggttatttgcattgaataaatgtccatACCCCTTCTCTTAtccttcttggtttaagcatgaggacatgcttggtttaaatgtggggaggttgataaatcccatttggagggtttatcttgtgttgaatttagaggattttatcgcCTTCTCcaacatttatccaatgaaatagtatggttttgtaaattctcctttaattgtgcttaagagtgaaaacatgctttttaggatttaaaatagctaaatttaattcaccttgattccattagatgccttgatatgtttgttaagtgatttcaggtttaggaggcaaagattggattgaaggaatgaagaaaaagcatgtaaaaatggagaactcatgaagaaatgaaggaatcgcaaaagctgtcaagctgacctcttcgcacttaatcgatcataacttgagctatagagatccaaatgatgcggttccagttgcgttggaaagataatatctggggcttcaaaatgatataaaatttgccatagttgcatcgcgtttAGGGGTGCGCAAATGCACAGTATACGTACGCACCGATGGttgcacatgattcacttaatgcaactcgtggccagtgattttagaagccttgtgggcccaatccaactcatttatgatgctatttaacctaaggggattgaagggggatgagacactttagtttagtttagattagttttggagggaaagttagttttagagagagaagctctcacttctctctaggattaggattaggttagatctagattaggatttcttagatctaggttaatttcatgctttgatttactttttctttatcaattcttgttcctcttcttctcctatctctagttttgtatttcaattcttgtaattctctacttttatgtgatgcacttttgttcttctattttctctttaatggaattcatgttttgatttcctttattgatttgctttattgttgtttaattccttgcaattgagtagtgtagatttactttccttgcaattttactatattttccttttatgccttccaagtgtttgataaaatgcttggctggattttagagtagaattttatgctcttggcttgggaaggtaacttaggaactcttgagttactaatgtccaagtaattgatgattgggagccattaactctagatctcactaattgaattggtggagaactaggacttatcgacttggattgacatagctcatttgactttcctttactactagttagaggatgatttaatggggttgatccttgccaattctcatgttgtggttagtgattaggatagagatccttgaccaccaattcttgccaagaccttgttagttgttagtttattttcattgccatttatctttcatgtctcttatcccaaaaatcctaaaacatactggtgcgcagaaattgtgattacactttgattatgtaaaattcattgctctttctttccctggcaatggcgccaaaaacattgatgccaataccatggttcacaacttcgcacaactaaccagcaagtgta
This window harbors:
- the LOC112777347 gene encoding uncharacterized protein isoform X2, whose amino-acid sequence is MGSEDDSSIEQAVSSRRERLLALRAAQELSNAPEQDQDPSSNPNHTASNNNNAPHNDDDDQEENLSMKFRNYVPHDKELQEGKLAPAVLPKFEDPAAPAPPPDTTEDPFLNIAPKKPNWDLRRDVQKKLDKLEKRTQKALYKLMEEQEKQKQLIEGEESNGTTD
- the LOC112777347 gene encoding uncharacterized protein isoform X1: MGSEDDSSIEQAVSSRRERLLALRAAQELSNAPEQDQDPSSNPNHTASNNNNAPHNDDDDQEENLSMKFRNYVPHDKELQEGKLAPAVLPKFEDPAAPAPPPDTTEDPFLNIAPKKPNWDLRRDVQKKLDKLEKRTQKALYKLMADGLAEIVCATFRGTRKAKAVD